The Colletotrichum destructivum chromosome 7, complete sequence genome contains the following window.
GATGGGCAATTCCACCAAGGTAAGTTCGTTGACAGCCTATTTTAAGACCACGCCATACGTGTCTAGGGACGAAGAGTATCAAGATTGATGGTCTTGCTGGCTCGGAGACAAGCAATCATCGCTTGGCTGATTGGCTCTGCTCAGCTTCCTTCATTACCAGTTGCCTACCGAGGGAGCAGCAACCTGAGTACAGAGTAGGTGCCTGGGTAAGATAGGGGGTGATTTTTATTGAACGGCCTGGCGATGCCCACAACCCGAACAGCAAACAGCACAGGTTTGGAGCATCCAGACAATCCCTATCTTGTCAGGCAAGATTGGCAATCTGGGGAAAGGAGAAACCTGGGAGGCGGGCGGTGAAGACTTTTCCCCCTCGTCCCTCTCTGGCGGGAGACTTCGTGGCCTCAACTGACTTGGCGGTGCATCGCCGCAGGGGTGTCTCACCCCATCCAGGGCCTCGCCAGCCAGTCCTGTGCGGCGTGGTCCCCTTTTTTCCATCAGTGGCCCCCCTGCATAAAGCGATAAACCTGTCCACAAAAGCGGGGGATATTTGCGGTGTCCGAGAAACGCCTGCAATCTGGTTAGACTGACCAGTGACCAGGAGGTGTGGCCGACCACCCCCAGCCCCGAAACCCGCTTCCGTTGGTCGCATTGCAGAGCTTCCCAGCTCTTAAATCTGTCCACACCTCCAAAACTCCAACGTATGTCCCATCTCCAACCAACCCCCGTGGGAAGacgcaacagcaacaacaacagcaacaacaacagcaatcGAGGAGCCGTGTGAAATCGGAAAACTCGTGagctttctttttcttttgccTTTCCAAGCAACCACCGTGTTCAATCATGGCCTCCGAGAAGCGCCCGcagggcgccgagctcgagagTGATATCACCTTCATTGCGACCCCTGCCGCCCAGCCCTCCAAGTTCGCGACGAACGAGGACTGCGGCGTCAAGACCACCAACGTGAGTATGAGCATGAATTTGAACCCCCCGGATGAGGCTCTTTCCTTTTCTGACACCCTATCGCGTCAATTGGCGCGACTCGGTCTCGATTGACCTCTCGCAATCCGTCTGAAAATCCCTCCAGTTCAATTCGGTCCAGGCTAaccaacctcctcctcccacgcAGTACCCTACTATCAACAACCCTCCTCTCCCCGCCGAGGGCCCTGGCAATGAGTCCTTCTCCAACTACCTCCTGGCAGCCGTCCTCTTGGGCGTCCCCCTGTGGATCACGCgcatcttcggcggcggcctgaagaccttcatcttcttcttcgtcctcctcgtcgtcccgcTGCTCGTCGGCTTCTGGACCGTCTCGACGAGGTTCGCGCCGCGCATcaacgacaaggccaagctcCCCGGCCGCCCCGTCGAGCACTACATCACCTTCAAGAACCAGGAGGACCGCCAGCGCTGGAGCGGCCGCAACAAGGTCCCCATCCAGACCTTCGCCGAGTTGTACaccgagggcctcgtcgacgtcaacggcgacctcctcgacgccctcgagtACCGCCACGACTGGTCCAACTTCGCCTTCACCTGGTCGCTCTTCTacttcatcttcttcgaGTTCGCTCCCGATGTGCTTTTCCACTCGCGCcagcaggacgaggaccaGATTCGCCCCACCTACGACAAGGGCAACGACCACTACTCGTACTTCCTCGGCCCCCGCATGGTCTACACCAGCGGTATCTTCTCCGATATCACCCGCGAGGAGACGCTCGAGGAGATGCAGGACAACAAGATGGCCATCGTCTgcgagaagctcggcctcaaggagggcgagaccATGCTCGACATCGGCTGCGGATGGGGTACCCTCGCCAAGTTCGCCAGCGTCAACTACGGCGCCCACGTCACCGGAGCCACCATTGCCAGCAACCAGGCCGCCTGGGGCAACGACGCcctgcgccgcgccggcgtccccgAGTCCCAGAGCCGCATCCTCTGCATGGATTACCGCGACATCCCCACCAAGAAGTTCAACAAGATTTCCCAGATCGAGATGGGCGAGCACGTCGGCATCCGCAGACTCACCACCTTCTTCCGCCAGTGCTACGACatgctcgaggacgacggtgCCATGTACGTCCAGCTCTCTGGTCTGCGCAAGGCTTGGCAGTACGAGGACTTCATCTGGGGTCTGTACCTGAACAAGCACATCTTCCCCGGTGCCGACGCCTCCACCCCGCTCGCCAACTACGTCGGCTGCCTCGAGAGTGCCGGCTGGGAGATTAAGAGGTAAGCATCATACACACACAACCAACCGTCCCTCATCATGAACcgcaagaaaaaaaaagactaATACGCGATACACAGCATCGacaccgtcggcgtccaCTACTCCGGCACCCTCTGGCGCTGGTACCGTAACTGGCTCGGCAACTCCGAGACCGTTAACGCCAAGTACGGCCAAAAGTGGTACCGCATCTGGgagctcttcctcgcctgGTCCGTCATCGCCTCCCGCCAGGGCAGCGCCACCTGCTTCCAgattgtcgtcgtcaagaacCTCAACGCCACCCACCGcatcgagggcgtcgcctCCCAGTTCGGCCTCTCCGGcgcgctcgccgccgccaaggccgctgGCAAGGCTGCCTTCCCCCGGTAAGCGCGGAACGGTCGCGTGGCCCTCCTTAACGGGAGGGCGGGGGAGAAGCGGGGAGTGTGAAAGATGGTCAGCTGTATGTGTCCATGAATGGAATGAATGACCCCTTCCCTTCCACGAGGACTTGTGGAGGACCCTTCTATCTTGGTTCTTTCTGGTCGCTTAATTcggggagggaagggaatGGGCCTTTCACGTTTGTCATATTATGAGGTCGGGGCTTCCGAAAAGTTTTGATCGATATAAAAGGCTATAGAGAAGAGCTTGGCAACGGAGGGAGACGTGTTCTCCGTGCCGCATTGCTTAGAGTCCAGTTCATCTCTGGAGAGTTATAGAATcaggggggggcgggcggaTGCGTTGGCACCAGTCGACGCAGTTGTTGGTGTCCAATGATGAAAGAGTTACACGTTGATGCCAACAAGCTCCTGACGCGCAGAACCTCTGTGATTCAGTACAGCGTGAACTCTTCCTCCTTCGGCTTGGTTTTGAGAAACTCCCCGTGCATGAGGCCGTCGACATACGCGTCTCCCCGGAAGTAGAAACCCCCTCGCGATCGTCTGCGCAAGACGATGGGCGAGCGCGCTCCCCAGATCAAAGTCAACATGTCGCCGGCTTTAATTCCGACACGCCCTACCCCGAGCGTGCCCTTCGCCGTCTTGAAAAGGGTTCGTTTCCTGTTTTGCAAGTAAACGTTCTCTCGCCAACCACTCATGTAgctctt
Protein-coding sequences here:
- a CDS encoding Putative S-adenosyl-L-methionine-dependent methyltransferase superfamily translates to MASEKRPQGAELESDITFIATPAAQPSKFATNEDCGVKTTNYPTINNPPLPAEGPGNESFSNYLLAAVLLGVPLWITRIFGGGLKTFIFFFVLLVVPLLVGFWTVSTRFAPRINDKAKLPGRPVEHYITFKNQEDRQRWSGRNKVPIQTFAELYTEGLVDVNGDLLDALEYRHDWSNFAFTWSLFYFIFFEFAPDVLFHSRQQDEDQIRPTYDKGNDHYSYFLGPRMVYTSGIFSDITREETLEEMQDNKMAIVCEKLGLKEGETMLDIGCGWGTLAKFASVNYGAHVTGATIASNQAAWGNDALRRAGVPESQSRILCMDYRDIPTKKFNKISQIEMGEHVGIRRLTTFFRQCYDMLEDDGAMYVQLSGLRKAWQYEDFIWGLYLNKHIFPGADASTPLANYVGCLESAGWEIKSIDTVGVHYSGTLWRWYRNWLGNSETVNAKYGQKWYRIWELFLAWSVIASRQGSATCFQIVVVKNLNATHRIEGVASQFGLSGALAAAKAAGKAAFPR